Proteins encoded in a region of the Homo sapiens chromosome 20, GRCh38.p14 Primary Assembly genome:
- the NKX2-2 gene encoding homeobox protein Nkx-2.2 isoform 2 (isoform 2 is encoded by transcript variant 2): MIFSATSPPKFSPTLLHGLAAGAPPQDSSSKSPEPSADESPDNDKETPGGGGDAGKKRKRRVLFSKAQTYELERRFRQQRYLSAPEREHLASLIRLTPTQVKIWFQNHRYKMKRARAEKGMEVTPLPSPRRVAVPVLVRDGKPCHALKAQDLAAATFQAGIPFSAYSAQSLQHMQYNAQYSSASTPQYPTAHPLVQAQQWTW, translated from the exons ATGATCTTCAGTGCCACTTCCCCCCCCAAATTCTCACCCACACTAT tgCACGGTCTGGCTGCCGGGGCGCCCCCTCAGGACTCAAGCTCCAAGTCCCCGGAGCCCTCGGCCGACGAGTCACCGGACAATGACAAGGAGACCCCGGGCGGCGGGGGGGACGCCGGCAAGAAGCGAAAGCGGCGAGTGCTTTTCTCCAAGGCGCAGACCTACGAGCTGGAGCGGCGCTTTCGGCAGCAGCGGTACCTGTCGGCGCCCGAGCGCGAACACCTGGCCAGCCTCATCCGCCTCACGCCCACGCAGGTCAAGATCTGGTTCCAGAACCACCGCTACAAGATGAAGCGCGCCCGGGCCGAGAAAGGTATGGAGGTGACGCCCCTGCCCTCGCCGCGCCGGGTGGCCGTGCCCGTCTTGGTCAGGGACGGCAAACCATGTCACGCGCTCAAAGCCCAGGACCTGGCAGCCGCCACCTTCCAGGCGGGCATTCCCTTTTCTGCCTACAGCGCGCAGTCGCTGCAGCACATGCAGTACAACGCCCAGTACAGCTCGGCCAGCACCCCCCAGTACCCGACAGCACACCCCCTGGTCCAGGCCCAGCAGTGGACTTGGTGA
- the NKX2-2 gene encoding homeobox protein Nkx-2.2 isoform 1 (isoform 1 is encoded by transcript variant 1): protein MSLTNTKTGFSVKDILDLPDTNDEEGSVAEGPEEENEGPEPAKRAGPLGQGALDAVQSLPLKNPFYDSSDNPYTRWLASTEGLQYSLHGLAAGAPPQDSSSKSPEPSADESPDNDKETPGGGGDAGKKRKRRVLFSKAQTYELERRFRQQRYLSAPEREHLASLIRLTPTQVKIWFQNHRYKMKRARAEKGMEVTPLPSPRRVAVPVLVRDGKPCHALKAQDLAAATFQAGIPFSAYSAQSLQHMQYNAQYSSASTPQYPTAHPLVQAQQWTW from the exons ATGTCGCTGACCAACACAAAGACGGGGTTTTCGGTCAAGGACATCTTAGACCTGCCGGACACCAACGATGAGGAGGGCTCTGTGGCCGAAGGTCCGGAGGAAGAGAACGAGGGGCCCGAGCCAGCCAAGAGGGCCGGGCCGCTGGGGCAGGGCGCCCTGGACGCGGTGCAGAGCCTGCCCCTGAAGAACCCCTTCTACGACAGCAGCGACAACCCGTACACGCGCTGGCTGGCCAGCACCGAGGGCCTTCAGTACTCCC tgCACGGTCTGGCTGCCGGGGCGCCCCCTCAGGACTCAAGCTCCAAGTCCCCGGAGCCCTCGGCCGACGAGTCACCGGACAATGACAAGGAGACCCCGGGCGGCGGGGGGGACGCCGGCAAGAAGCGAAAGCGGCGAGTGCTTTTCTCCAAGGCGCAGACCTACGAGCTGGAGCGGCGCTTTCGGCAGCAGCGGTACCTGTCGGCGCCCGAGCGCGAACACCTGGCCAGCCTCATCCGCCTCACGCCCACGCAGGTCAAGATCTGGTTCCAGAACCACCGCTACAAGATGAAGCGCGCCCGGGCCGAGAAAGGTATGGAGGTGACGCCCCTGCCCTCGCCGCGCCGGGTGGCCGTGCCCGTCTTGGTCAGGGACGGCAAACCATGTCACGCGCTCAAAGCCCAGGACCTGGCAGCCGCCACCTTCCAGGCGGGCATTCCCTTTTCTGCCTACAGCGCGCAGTCGCTGCAGCACATGCAGTACAACGCCCAGTACAGCTCGGCCAGCACCCCCCAGTACCCGACAGCACACCCCCTGGTCCAGGCCCAGCAGTGGACTTGGTGA